A window of Candidatus Atribacteria bacterium genomic DNA:
TATTTGTTTTAAATAAGTATAACTGACCACTTTTTTTTAAAATCTCTATAGTTCCTTTTCCCTGAAAACCAAATTTATAATTAAAGCCTACAAAAAGTTCTTTAACGTCTAATTTAGTGACTAATATTTTGCTAATAAAATCATCGGGCGACATTTTACTCATCATCTTGTTAAATCTGATGATCAGAAAAATATCAACATCTAATTCTTTAATGAGCTTTATCCGCTCTTCCAAAGTAGTTAATAAAAAAATATTGCTTTCTGGCTCGATTATTTTATCGGGGTGAGGGTCAAAAGTGACTACAATGCTTATTCCATTGTTCTTTTTAGCTGCATTTGAAGTTAATTTAATTAATTTTTGATGTCCCAGGTGTACACCATCAAAGACACCTAACGCAATGTATCGTTTCTTTTTTGGCAATATTATATTTTTGGAGTATTTTATAATTTCCATGATGTATTATTTTAAATCTAATTAGCAAATTTGATTATTTTGAAAAACTTTAACCGCTTTAAAAAAAATATTTTCCCCCTTTTTAGCCATTGGAGTACCTATGGCTAAAAAATTACCTTCAAGGTCAAACATTTTAACAAAATTATTTTTTCTTTTGTTTAGTCTACCCGGCATCTCAACAATTTGATCAATTGATATTATCCCACCATTTAATACGACTTTAATTACATCGTTTTTTACGGTTAGGGTATCAAATTCATCAAGGGCGGAATCAATGCTAATAAGATATTTCTTTCCTAGAGTTTTTTCTTTTTTTAATTCTTCTAAGTTTAATGAATCTTCAATGCAAAAGTTACCAACTTTTTTTCTGATTAAATTTGTTAAATGTGCTCCGCAACCCAGTTCGTTACCTATGTCATTGCATAATGTTCTAATATATGTACCTTTTGAGCAGATAACTTCAAACTTTACTATAGCTGATTTTTTCTCGTATTTTATCAAATTCAGTTTAAATATATTGATTTCCTTGGGTTTTCTTTTTACTTCTATACCTTTCCTGGCAAGGCGATACAATCTTTCTCCCTGGTGATGAGCAGCGGAAAACATAGGCGGTATCTGGTGAATTAAACCGGTATATTTATAAAATATTTCATTAATCTTTTTATCGTTGATATCTGCTTTTATTCCCCTTCTTTGAATAATGTTCCCCTCTGAATCTTGAGAGTCAGTACTGATGCCCAAGATCATATCTCCCTGATAGTGCTTTTTCATATCTACTAAATATTCGGCGATTTTTGTTGCCTGGCCTATACATACTAATAGAACACCGGAAGCAGAAGGGTCTAATGTCCCAGTATGTCCTACTTTAGGAATACCCAAAATATTCCTAATTTCTTTTACAGCTTGATAAGAGCTAATTCCTTTTGGTTTATTTATATTTAAAATTCCGTTCATCAATTCCAATAACTATTTTTTTTATTATGATAATATTTTTCTATTTGGTTACCTTAATATTATTTTATTCACTATAACTATCCTGATTACTAACCTTTTCCGCCAGCTACTAAGTAACCAACTGTCCGACAACTAATTTTCATATCCAAGACATCTAATATCATTAAATAATTCAGAAAGTATTTTTTCTTTTATTTCATCTATCTTGCCGGATTGTAAACAACCGGCAGCGTTTGGATGCCCGCCTCCTTTAAATTTAGCGGCAAACTTATTCACGTCAAAAACTCCTTTGGAACGAAAACTAACCTTTATTTTACCATCCTCAGCTTCTCTAAAAAGGAGGGATATCCCTATCTTGTTTAAGGTGGAAGCAACGTCAATTATTCCTTCTATCTCCTCATCTTTCGCTTTGATTTCACTTAACATCTTACGAGTTATTGTTACCCATGTAACATAATTAGATTTGTCTACCTCTAATGTTGCAAGAGCTTTCCCTAACAATTTTAATCCCGAATAGGTATTTCTATTATAAATGTTATTAGCAATTAAATATGGTTTTATATCTTTAGAAGTTAAATCGGAAACCACTTTAAAGGTTTTTGAAGTTACATTTGAATATCTAAACGAACCTGTATCGGTAATTATAGCGGTAAATAGGCAGGTGCAAATATTTTTATCCAATAAATTCCTATCTATGGATCCAATCAATTCATAAATAATTTCTCCGACAGAGGAAATAGAGCTGTCTATATAATTAAAATCCCCAAAACATTCGTTGCTTTTATGATGGTCAATATTTATAATGGTTTTTATTTTTTTCAATAATTCGTAGGTTTTCCCAATTCTTTTGATATTGCTACAATCAAGGACTATACCTACATCGATGCTGCTTGGATTCAAGCTATAAGCTTCTAAGCTATTTACTCTATGGTTACCGGGCAAAAAATCATATATTTTGGGTAATCTATCTTGGTTTAGAATAATGGGATTTTTCTTCAATTTTTTTAAAATAGAGTATAAAGCAAGTTCTGAACCAATTCCATCTCCATCAAGATTTACATGAGAAGTGATTAAAAAATTGTTATTTTCTCGCATTAATTGGATGATTTCATTAAAACTATTCATTATTTTTATCTTTCTTCGAATTTCCCTGTGGAGCATTAATTTTACTAATAATTCTCAATAATTTGTATTGATGCTCTAATTCTTCATCGATTTTAAATTTTATATCTGGCACATATCGCAGTTTTAAGTCTTTTCCTAATTCTCCTCTTATAAATTTGGTAGCATTCTTAAGTCCTTGCAAAGCTTTTTCTTGCTGCTCATCGCCATTAAAGATAGTCACAAAAATATCGGCATATTTCAGGTCAGATGAAACTTTTATCCTGGTTATTGTAACAAATTTTATTCTTGGATCGTTTATTTTCCGATAAATTATATTATTAATTTCTTTTAAAAGAAACTTTTCCAATTGTTCACTTCTTTTAGATGGCAGCATTATTTAATTCTCCAATTACGATTTAGCAATTTAGCAATTTATCAGTTTATCAATTGACAAAAAACTATTTTAATAAATATTTTAAAATTTACCAGATTTTTTTATAAAACAGTGATCTTGAAATCTAATAGTTGTAATTTATTTTGC
This region includes:
- the rbfA gene encoding 30S ribosome-binding factor RbfA translates to MLPSKRSEQLEKFLLKEINNIIYRKINDPRIKFVTITRIKVSSDLKYADIFVTIFNGDEQQEKALQGLKNATKFIRGELGKDLKLRYVPDIKFKIDEELEHQYKLLRIISKINAPQGNSKKDKNNE
- the truB gene encoding tRNA pseudouridine(55) synthase TruB, whose amino-acid sequence is MNGILNINKPKGISSYQAVKEIRNILGIPKVGHTGTLDPSASGVLLVCIGQATKIAEYLVDMKKHYQGDMILGISTDSQDSEGNIIQRRGIKADINDKKINEIFYKYTGLIHQIPPMFSAAHHQGERLYRLARKGIEVKRKPKEINIFKLNLIKYEKKSAIVKFEVICSKGTYIRTLCNDIGNELGCGAHLTNLIRKKVGNFCIEDSLNLEELKKEKTLGKKYLISIDSALDEFDTLTVKNDVIKVVLNGGIISIDQIVEMPGRLNKRKNNFVKMFDLEGNFLAIGTPMAKKGENIFFKAVKVFQNNQIC
- a CDS encoding bifunctional oligoribonuclease/PAP phosphatase NrnA, with the translated sequence MLHREIRRKIKIMNSFNEIIQLMRENNNFLITSHVNLDGDGIGSELALYSILKKLKKNPIILNQDRLPKIYDFLPGNHRVNSLEAYSLNPSSIDVGIVLDCSNIKRIGKTYELLKKIKTIINIDHHKSNECFGDFNYIDSSISSVGEIIYELIGSIDRNLLDKNICTCLFTAIITDTGSFRYSNVTSKTFKVVSDLTSKDIKPYLIANNIYNRNTYSGLKLLGKALATLEVDKSNYVTWVTITRKMLSEIKAKDEEIEGIIDVASTLNKIGISLLFREAEDGKIKVSFRSKGVFDVNKFAAKFKGGGHPNAAGCLQSGKIDEIKEKILSELFNDIRCLGYEN